The proteins below are encoded in one region of Telopea speciosissima isolate NSW1024214 ecotype Mountain lineage chromosome 10, Tspe_v1, whole genome shotgun sequence:
- the LOC122643678 gene encoding homoserine kinase-like yields MTFRRNPSYYDRPLTAFKIEPEPIFSYVKSFAPATIANVGPGSNQNQVNCAIDGSIGNYVSVRIDPEVTPGTPAISDINGVIPKGYYPEISSAALQVMTKLGIKTVGLSLSIEKGLPPSWSIESKAATDAAVLVAVNELFGRKLSVSELIQAGVDGLSLLEWEDPDYQVFFIGNLMTVIMGSFVMIHRHLSPLEINPLEFPAEKELFFIFVNPEIDIENSCRQEMGASIKETQKDYAKTKTKPHSSEYCGQNAPLIPGFEVIRETAEGKAMRCRIIKNRVSDDDDDDYLEKVMEESKSKIPGLAKVMKVALEEGAFGCKLVGPKVIVAVIDDMEKGKEIGYRMVEAFLNHGGGLKASAMVHKLDRVGARVISRE; encoded by the coding sequence ATGACATTCAGACGCAACCCTTCTTATTATGATCGGCCATTGACAGCCTTCAAAATTGAGCCGGAACCAATATTCTCCTATGTGAAATCCTTTGCCCCAGCGACAATAGCAAACGTGGGCCCGGGCTCTAATCAGAATCAGGTCAATTGCGCCATCGATGGCAGTATTGGCAATTATGTTTCCGTTCGCATTGATCCAGAGGTTACTCCTGGAACACCAGCAATCTCTGACATTAATGGCGTTATACCCAAGGGATATTATCCTGAAATTAGTTCCGCCGCTTTACAAGTCATGACAAAGCTGGGAATCAAAACCGTCGGTCTTTCCCTCTCTATCGAGAAGGGATTACCACCGTCATGGAGTATTGAATCCAAAGCTGCTACTGATGCTGCAGTTCTTGTTGCTGTTAATGAGCTTTTCGGCAGGAAATTGTCGGTCTCAGAATTAATTCAGGCGGGTGTCGATGGACTGAGTTTATTGGAATGGGAGGACCCCGATTATCAAGTCTTCTTCATCGGTAATTTAATGACAGTGATCATGGGAAGTTTTGTGATGATCCACAGACACCTATCTCCTCTTGAAATAAATCCTCTTGAATTTCCGGCTGAGAAAgaattgtttttcatttttgtgaACCCAGAAATCGACATTGAGAACTCGTGTAGACAAGAGATGGGGGCATCTATAAAGGAAACACAAAAAGATTATGCGAAGACGAAGACGAAGCCTCATTCGAGTGAGTACTGCGGGCAGAATGCACCACTAATTCCTGGTTTTGAAGTGATACGCGAGACGGCCGAGGGGAAAGCAATGAGGTGTAGAATAATTAAAAACAGGgtcagtgatgatgatgatgatgattatctAGAGAAGGTTATGGAGGAGAGTAAATCAAAAATTCCTGGCCTTGCAAAGGTGATGAAAGTAGCATTGGAGGAAGGAGCATTTGGGTGTAAGTTGGTTGGGCCTAAGGTTATAGTTGCAGTTATTGATGATATGGAGAAAGGTAAAGAGATTGGATATAGAATGGTGGAAGCTTTCCTCAACCATGGAGGAGGTTTGAAGGCTTCTGCAATGGTTCACAAGCTTGATCGGGTTGGTGCCAGGGTTATTAGTAGAGAATGA